One part of the Deltaproteobacteria bacterium genome encodes these proteins:
- a CDS encoding beta-propeller fold lactonase family protein, with translation MARARTGPIGALLAAGLVIAGAAAAEPELPLAILQENQGLSAVTTDVAVSPDGRHVYASGADFLVVLRRLPDGKLAFVEEHLLGREGIRVVVPPDGRGVLALASEAGEAGVVSFRRNEADGTLTWVEVEVAELGGSVSDLATSRDGQRVYVTSPGYDALVVYARDAETGALAFAQRIENTDPGVSGLGIPRLLAVSPDDRHVYVSGRRQAQDEPPVFLDTIVLLRREPDGSLSFVESLDVDAFLSDLAADMDLTPDGAELLVLDGGAFPGAGAALRRYTRDPGDGRLSFLASRPIEEPGFFAGTLAWFAQRPDGRRVFFAGISSGPPGLPVMAWSRDEAGGMAPIARVETGRIIASGVSSPDGRYLYTSTALGVRVLVPEPGAAPGALAALAALGLRRRASRRRPPRARASARA, from the coding sequence GTGGCGCGGGCGAGGACAGGGCCGATCGGCGCCCTGCTCGCGGCCGGGCTCGTGATCGCCGGGGCCGCGGCGGCCGAGCCCGAGCTCCCGCTGGCGATCCTCCAGGAGAACCAGGGCCTCTCGGCCGTCACCACCGACGTGGCCGTGAGCCCCGACGGCCGCCACGTCTACGCGTCGGGCGCGGACTTCCTGGTCGTCCTGCGCCGCCTGCCGGACGGCAAGCTCGCGTTCGTGGAGGAGCACCTCCTCGGCCGCGAGGGCATCCGTGTCGTCGTGCCGCCCGACGGCCGGGGCGTGCTGGCGCTCGCCTCCGAGGCGGGCGAGGCCGGTGTCGTGTCGTTCCGGCGCAACGAGGCCGACGGCACGCTCACCTGGGTCGAGGTGGAGGTGGCGGAGCTCGGGGGGTCCGTCTCCGATCTGGCGACGAGCCGGGACGGCCAGCGCGTCTACGTGACGAGCCCCGGCTACGACGCGCTGGTCGTCTACGCGCGGGACGCCGAGACCGGCGCGCTCGCCTTCGCCCAGCGGATCGAGAACACCGACCCGGGCGTCTCGGGCCTCGGGATCCCCAGGCTCCTCGCCGTGAGCCCGGACGATCGGCACGTGTACGTATCGGGGCGCCGGCAGGCGCAGGACGAGCCTCCGGTCTTCCTCGACACGATCGTCCTGCTCCGCCGCGAGCCGGACGGTTCCCTCTCCTTCGTCGAGTCGCTCGACGTGGATGCCTTCCTCTCGGACCTGGCGGCGGACATGGATCTCACCCCCGACGGCGCCGAGCTGCTGGTGCTCGACGGCGGCGCGTTCCCGGGCGCGGGCGCTGCCCTGCGCCGCTACACGCGCGACCCCGGAGACGGGCGGCTCTCCTTCCTCGCGTCCCGGCCGATCGAGGAGCCCGGCTTCTTCGCGGGCACCCTCGCGTGGTTCGCGCAGCGCCCGGACGGGAGGCGGGTCTTCTTCGCCGGCATCTCGAGCGGCCCGCCCGGGCTTCCGGTGATGGCGTGGTCCCGCGACGAGGCGGGTGGGATGGCGCCGATCGCGCGGGTCGAGACCGGCCGCATCATCGCAAGCGGCGTCAGCAGCCCCGACGGGCGCTACCTCTACACCAGCACCGCGCTCGGCGTGCGGGTGCTGGTGCCGGAGCCGGGTGCTGCGCCGGGAGCGCTGGCCGCACTCGCCGCGCTCGGGCTCAGGCGGCGGGCGTCGCGGCGCCGCCCGCCGCGCGCTCGCGCCAGCGCCCGCGCGTGA
- a CDS encoding DsbA family protein yields the protein MAGSSGGGSVVAALVLGAAIVVGSLVVKNGIDGQTAVLLGVQDSLAEIEGALAGGPLRADRAEARRGPDPSKKVEIAIDGAPVRGPAEAEVTIVEYSDFQCPFCARVVPTLDQLRETYGDRVKLVYKHLPLRIHPEAPGAAAAAEAAGLQGKFWEMHDKIFANQRELSDAKYVEWARALGLDLARFEKDRRSEAVRARIAKDEAEANRLGVSGTPAFFINGRFLSGAQPIDAFQRVIDDELKG from the coding sequence ATGGCGGGAAGCTCCGGCGGCGGCTCGGTGGTGGCGGCGCTGGTGCTCGGCGCCGCGATCGTCGTCGGCAGCCTGGTCGTGAAGAACGGGATCGACGGGCAGACGGCCGTGTTGCTCGGCGTCCAGGACAGCCTGGCCGAGATCGAGGGCGCCCTGGCGGGCGGGCCGCTGCGGGCCGACCGCGCCGAAGCGCGCCGCGGGCCGGACCCGAGCAAGAAGGTCGAGATCGCGATCGACGGCGCCCCGGTGCGGGGCCCCGCCGAGGCCGAGGTGACGATCGTCGAGTACAGCGACTTCCAGTGTCCGTTCTGCGCGCGCGTCGTCCCGACCCTCGACCAGCTCCGCGAGACCTACGGCGACCGGGTGAAGCTGGTCTACAAGCACCTGCCGCTGCGCATCCATCCCGAGGCGCCCGGCGCCGCCGCAGCGGCCGAGGCCGCCGGCCTGCAGGGCAAGTTCTGGGAGATGCACGACAAGATCTTCGCGAACCAGCGGGAGCTGTCCGACGCGAAGTACGTCGAGTGGGCGCGCGCGCTCGGGCTCGACCTCGCGCGCTTCGAGAAGGACCGCCGCTCGGAGGCCGTGCGCGCCCGCATCGCGAAGGACGAGGCGGAGGCGAACCGCCTCGGCGTGTCGGGGACGCCCGCCTTCTTCATCAACGGCCGCTTCCTGTCGGGAGCGCAGCCGATCGACGCCTTCCAGCGGGTGATCGACGACGAGCTGAAGGGCTAG
- the clpA gene encoding ATP-dependent Clp protease ATP-binding subunit ClpA produces MGRELQLTLQAAYREALARRHADLTVEHLLYALLHDTRGVEVLRHCGADVPALKRALQRFFDEELETLPEGEEGTRQTLAFHRVLQHALHHAESAEKDEIEAGDLLAAIFQEPDSHAVALLRQQSVSRIDVLRYISHGISKLGAGGGPGYPRAEAPEGGGAATPAGRPGGSGDELEMPDDPLAAFATNLSERAAAGRLDPLVGREAELERAIHVLARRRKNNPIFVGETGVGKTAIAEGLAQRIQEGQVPEDLRGAEVFSLDLGALLAGTRYRGDFEARFKALVHALQQRPKPILFIDEIHTILGAGAASGGTVDASNLLKPLLAAGELRCMGSTTYREYRHFDRDRALARRFQRIDVTEPSIPDAIRILQGLAPRYEEHHGVRYTAGALRAAVELSARHLNDHFLPDKAIDVMDEAGAAVRLRKRPKAARSEPKASEVHQDPVARRTVGVRDVEQVIARIARIPLARAAASDRARLANLEADLRKVVFAQDEAVATVARAVRRAHAGLSGRTRPIGSFLFMGPTGVGKTELAKQLAHTLGVPFLRFDMSEYMEKHAVARLIGAPPGYVGYDEGGQLVERIRKHPYAVLLLDEIEKAHPDLFDILLQVMDHATLTDNHGREADFRHVTLIMTSNVGAREIQARAIGFGGEKRGDGRKDLERLFSPEFRNRLDEVVSFRALDPAVMVRVVDKFVAELSAQLLEKRVRIELGADARAWLAEKGYDPDFGARPMARVVERELKDPIAEAVLFGPLARGGTARVSLGPGGALAFAFEGRGAAPAGGADTDPDEDEAPGPA; encoded by the coding sequence GCTCCAGCTCACGCTGCAGGCGGCCTACCGCGAGGCGCTCGCGCGCCGCCACGCGGACCTCACGGTCGAGCACCTGCTCTACGCCCTGCTGCACGACACGCGCGGGGTCGAGGTGCTGCGCCACTGCGGCGCCGACGTGCCGGCCCTGAAGCGCGCCCTCCAGCGCTTCTTCGACGAGGAGCTCGAGACCCTGCCCGAGGGCGAGGAGGGCACGCGCCAGACGCTCGCCTTCCACCGCGTCCTGCAGCACGCGCTGCACCACGCCGAGAGCGCCGAGAAGGACGAGATCGAGGCCGGCGACCTGCTGGCGGCGATCTTCCAGGAGCCCGATTCCCATGCGGTGGCCCTGCTGCGCCAGCAGTCGGTCTCGCGGATCGACGTGCTCCGCTACATCTCGCACGGGATCTCGAAGCTCGGCGCCGGCGGCGGGCCCGGCTATCCGCGCGCGGAGGCGCCGGAGGGCGGGGGCGCCGCGACACCGGCGGGCCGGCCCGGCGGCAGCGGCGACGAGCTCGAGATGCCGGACGACCCGCTCGCGGCCTTCGCGACGAACCTCTCGGAGCGCGCGGCGGCGGGGCGGCTCGACCCGCTCGTGGGCCGCGAGGCGGAGCTCGAGCGCGCGATCCACGTGCTCGCGCGGCGCCGCAAGAACAACCCGATCTTCGTCGGCGAGACCGGCGTCGGGAAGACCGCGATCGCGGAGGGCCTGGCCCAGCGCATCCAGGAAGGCCAGGTGCCCGAGGACCTGCGCGGCGCCGAGGTCTTCTCGCTCGACCTCGGCGCGCTGCTCGCCGGGACGCGCTATCGCGGCGACTTCGAGGCTCGCTTCAAGGCGCTCGTGCACGCGCTCCAGCAGCGCCCGAAGCCGATCCTCTTCATCGACGAGATCCACACGATCCTCGGCGCGGGCGCCGCGTCGGGCGGGACCGTCGACGCCTCGAACCTGCTCAAGCCCCTGCTCGCGGCCGGCGAGCTGCGCTGCATGGGCTCCACCACCTACCGCGAGTACCGCCACTTCGACCGCGACCGCGCGCTCGCCCGGCGCTTCCAGCGCATCGACGTGACGGAGCCCTCGATCCCCGACGCGATCCGGATCCTCCAGGGCCTCGCGCCGCGCTACGAGGAGCACCACGGGGTGCGCTACACGGCCGGCGCCCTGCGCGCCGCCGTCGAGCTCTCGGCCCGGCATCTGAACGACCACTTCCTGCCCGACAAGGCCATCGACGTGATGGACGAGGCGGGCGCGGCGGTGCGGCTGCGCAAGCGGCCGAAGGCCGCGCGCAGCGAGCCGAAGGCGAGCGAAGTCCATCAGGACCCCGTCGCCAGGCGCACGGTCGGCGTGCGCGACGTCGAGCAGGTGATCGCGCGGATCGCCCGCATCCCGCTGGCGCGCGCGGCCGCGAGCGACCGGGCGCGGCTCGCGAATCTCGAGGCGGACCTGCGCAAGGTCGTCTTCGCCCAGGACGAGGCGGTGGCGACGGTGGCGCGCGCCGTGCGCCGCGCGCACGCGGGCCTCTCGGGCCGGACCCGCCCGATCGGCTCGTTCCTGTTCATGGGCCCGACCGGGGTCGGCAAGACGGAGCTCGCCAAGCAGCTCGCGCACACGCTCGGGGTGCCCTTCCTGCGCTTCGACATGAGCGAGTACATGGAGAAGCACGCCGTCGCGCGCCTGATCGGCGCGCCGCCCGGCTACGTCGGCTACGACGAGGGCGGCCAGCTCGTCGAGCGGATCCGCAAGCACCCCTACGCCGTGCTGCTCCTCGACGAGATCGAGAAGGCCCACCCGGACCTCTTCGACATCCTGCTCCAGGTGATGGACCACGCGACGCTCACCGACAACCACGGCCGCGAGGCCGACTTCCGCCACGTGACGCTGATCATGACCTCGAACGTGGGCGCCCGGGAGATCCAGGCGCGCGCGATCGGCTTCGGCGGCGAGAAGCGCGGCGACGGGCGCAAGGACCTCGAGCGCCTGTTCAGCCCCGAGTTCCGCAACCGCCTCGACGAGGTCGTGAGCTTCCGCGCGCTCGACCCGGCGGTGATGGTGCGCGTCGTCGACAAGTTCGTGGCCGAGCTCTCGGCGCAGCTCCTCGAGAAGAGGGTGCGCATCGAGCTCGGCGCCGACGCGCGCGCCTGGCTCGCGGAGAAGGGCTACGACCCCGACTTCGGGGCGCGCCCGATGGCGCGCGTCGTCGAGCGCGAGCTCAAGGACCCGATCGCCGAGGCGGTGCTCTTCGGGCCGCTCGCGCGCGGCGGCACGGCGCGCGTGTCGCTCGGCCCCGGCGGCGCGCTCGCCTTCGCCTTCGAGGGCCGGGGTGCGGCGCCGGCCGGCGGCGCCGACACCGACCCCGACGAGGACGAGGCGCCGGGCCCGGCGTGA